The genomic segment ctttttcattttcattcactcACAAGACCCGAACAAAAGTTTATTGAATCGACTAATTTGAGTGCTTTTAGTTTCATTCACAGGACTCAAACACGAATCAAAATTCATTGATTAGAATAATTTGAATTTGCATTGAGAACGCCACTAGAAGGGGTAAAAACTACTTATCAAaggttttcattttcatttacaTGACTCAAATTTGAACTGATGATTAATCCCAACTATCACACCATACCTTTCAATAGCAAACAAAGATACTCCAATGCACTGCAAATGTTACTAGAAATCATTACAAAACCTTAAAAAGATTCCAGCTTTCCATTTTCCAAAAGCAAAAGCTTCTCAAAAAGAATTAGCAACAAGAATAGCTTGTCTACAACGTGCCTTAGCTTGTTAAGTCTCTCATTCAAAGTCTCTTCTTTCTTAGAAGCACTAACCATAGCCAAATCCATTTCCATTAACTTCAATAATCTATACAATTCAGTCACCATTCTATCTTCCACTTTCCCTTCTTCCCTCAACACTTTTGCTTCTTCTTAACTCTTTCCGCAACTATTTCTCCCACTTTAGCCGATAAAATGCACTACAAATGTTACTACAAGTTATTAAAAAAAGATTCGAGCTTTCCattttccaccaacaaaaccTCATCAAAAAGAACTAGCAATAAGAATAGCTTGCCTACAACGCGCCTTAGCTTGTTCAAATCTTTCATTCAATGTCTCTTCTTTCTTAGCAGCACTAACCATAGCCAAATCCATTTCCATTAATTTCAATACTCTATACAATTCAGTAACCATTCTATCTTCAACTCTCTCTTCTTCCCTCAAAACTTTTGCTTCTTCTTTAACCCTTTCTGCAACTATTTCTCCAACTTTAGCTAATAATGCGGTTGACCCAAAATCCCTAGCCATTAACTAACtcttccaatttttccaaaaaaataagaagtataATGGGTAAACAAAATAAGTAACCATGCAAAAACCCACCAAATTGAGccttttcatggttatataaccaacGAAGTTATAATGGATTTACAACACCATACAATGTAATTTTAACAACAGTGAAAACAAACATGGTATCGATGAAAAcaatacattaatgaaccatgggaaacaaccatccaaacagggggtaaGAGGGTAAGAACTCCTTATCAAAGGTTTtcgttttcattttcatttacaGGACTCAAACTCGAACATGAAAGGACGATCCAGGTCAGACTAAACTCGTATGCGAGATCCAGGAAAGGGCCGGATCACAAGGGTCTTTTGTACGCAGCCTTAtcctgcatttctgcaagaggctgtttccgcGGCTCGAACACATGACCTCACGATTacatggcagcaactttacTAGATACACCAAAGTTTCCCCTTCAAACATGATCATACTTAAATGCACTACAAATGTTACTAGAAATTATTAAAAGATTCGAGCTTTTCCATCTCTCAAAAAGAATTAGCAACAAGAATAGCTTGTCTACACCTTGCCTTAGCTTGTTCAAGTCTTTCATTCAATGTCTCTTCTTTCTTAGCAGCATTAACCATAGCTAAATCCATTTCCATTAACTTCAATACTCTATACAATTCAGTCACCATTCTATCTTCAACTTTCCCTTCTTCCCTCAACACTTCtgcttcttctttaactctttcTGCAACTATTTCTCCAACTTTAGCTAATAATACCGTTGACCCAAAATCTCTAGCCATTAACTCTTccaatttttcaagaaaatccattATTTGATACCCAATTGGCTTTTCTAAAGGTATTGGCTTTGTTCTCTTCCACCCAATTTCGAAATTTGGTGGTTCTTGTTTTATAAGCCCAGTTCTTGATTTTCTGTCACGGATTATTTcagattttcttcttttttctatgGGGAATTTTTCTGGGCTATTTGTTGTTTCTGAGTTTGGTGATGGGGTTAAGAATTCAGGTTGTGAAGATTCAGGTATTGAATTTGAAGTGCATTTGATTGTGAATTTGTTTATATGGATATGATTTATGAGTGGAATTACTGAATAATTTGGATTTGGAGGAAGAAGGTGGACATGGTGGAGTTGAAGGATATTTGAAGCCattgtttaaattttttccaagaAGTTGATAAGGTCTATATATATAGTCAAGtggtgacaaaaaaaaaaaaaaaaaaaaaacttgtattTAGTTTGTCAATAACTAGGGCTGTCCACAGTTTTgattaaaaccaaaaccaaaccgaaaatttaactaAAAGCGAATAAAAAAGCGAgcgtttggtttggtttggtttggttaatTAAAAagcgataatatttggtttggttatggttatagtaaaaaatagcagaataaataataaccaaaccgataattatatacataaaatttataattatttatatgtataatattaacttttcataaataattaaagatattttataccttttaattattaatttaattttggtctacgTATTTTTAAGGCCCACGTCTTAAAGAATATGCGTCCAAGTCCAATAACAAGCCCCTAACTCTAATAAATCGTAagcataagggtaaaaagtaaaaaccctactatctcttttcattttacattgccaTCGATGTCTTTCCTCAATATCAAAGAAAGTTACCAGGTAGTGAGAAAAAAAGagcttcataagaaatttgaagaatgtagagagagaatatttgaattgtcacgctagtcataaattaaaaaatcgaaccaaaccgaaccaaaccgacaataaccaaaccggtggttattattttacttggtttggttatgattttagatatttaaaaaccgactaaattggtttggttatggttttaaccaataaccgacccaaaccgaaccatgaacacccctatcAATAACCAACCCTTAAAATTCACAGTCCTTTTTCACTTTTGTAACTGAAGAATAGTCTCTCATAACTCGCGGATAGAGTATTAAACGGAAAGATCTATTAGATAATGAACCAACGTGACAGGGATTTGGATTGATGATAAAATAGAATTTTGAATCGCAaatagtaatttgattgttgatatttttttttttgattcaaTTCTCCACTTTAACGATAGAAAGTAGGATTGATCAAATTCTATTATACTCCGTAGTTAGATCCTCCAAGGAGTCCAAATGAGTTAAAGACTTACATAGGTCGgaaaatattagtatcatttttAGTATATTGTCATGGAGTTTACATATTGTCATGGAGTCACGAGGCTTCATTTacttattaaatttaaaaatttctgaTAGTTATTTTAAAGGCTTAATATATtgacaattttttaaatttgtcagtaaattttatttggacatTTGAATTAATGTTTTGAGGACCTGAACACAtgatatatattcatatttgacacttttggttcaatttttggatttttttgtgtgtgtgttctCAAACGTCTATTAAGGTAGTTAAGTTAACCCATAAAATATGTTATCTCTTTTAATTATACGCATACCCCTCAACTAAAAAACATCGGAGTTCTACGACTTATTATGGTGAATctgtataattaaaggaggtgACATATTTTAACTGGTGAACTTATCTAGGTAATGAATACTTGAAAACAcgcgtaattttttttaaaaaaaaaaaaaaattaaaccgaAAGTGTCCAATAGGAACACTTTTTCGTGTATTAAGATACACAATTGGAACGCACATTAATTCGAGTGCCTGAATAAAATTTGCTGATAAATTTAAGGAGCTGTCAATGTATTAAGCCGATTTTTAAAGGATAGGGTCGAAAAGTGGCCAATAACAGCTATTTCTAGAAGGAATTGCACGACTTGCCCTTCAAATGagttgatctttaatttttgccttttagtaatcgaacttatgcctagtggagcattattttttaaaggaaaaagtcATACGGGGCATAATTCGTAaaatattatgatgcgaaaacATAAACTAATGTTccccaaaaaaatattatttattacaaGGGAATAAATTTAAAGAGTAGCACGAAATAAGGGCATAAGTGCCAATGACCCCTATTTCTACAAGCCTAGgtgtttctttttaaaattcctTTTTAACTATATTACGGGATTTCCCTAATGTAGAAGTCCGAGTGGAATTCTTTttcaaccaatatcaatatagcTATCAGTTGTAGTAATTTATGGCCtattacaatttgaatagaagaaattatttttttcagatctcttatgtgtctttttcagatctcttacgtgtaaaagtgaaaatctcttgtaaaatgatcataaaattaaaaaaagcttGTAGAGGGCTGAACATCCATTTCTCCCCAATTTATATATATCGATAATATActcttttattatattatatgtatagtttAATCAACGTTAAAAAATCATGTTGTAATTTGAGATATAAATCTGTACCCTAATTATTCAAGGtacaatgaagaagaaggaaatgaggagagagaaaatattgAATCCTTTTTTCCAGAGATTATTCCAAAGTGGATCAGTACATATGTATTTATACACCAAAATTAGTCACTACTTCTAACTACCATTTAACTAACTATTACNNNNNNNNNNNNNNNNNNNNNNNNNNNNNNNNNNNNNNNNNNNNNNNNNNNNNNNNNNNNNNNNNNNNNNNNNNNNNNNNNNNNNNNNNNNNNNNNNNNNAAGGCGCAATTTGGCCGGCGCCGCCGCCTCAGTATTGGAATTTAGGGCCTTTAGGGCCGGGAAAGGGTTGAACGGACAAAAAACATGTTTTGACCTCAAAAGAAAGGTCACCTTTTGGATAGTTTTAGGGGATCCCCTTTTTGTACTTAACACATCTTTGTCCCCACTATTTCATGTAAATGGAACTGTAccgacctgatgtcccaagGAAGGATACACACGAAGCACCTATCGGGCCTGGTCACGGGTTGGTTTTAAGATTTAGGGAATCTCATTTTTATGTAAACCGAACAACGGAAGGGCCTGATTTTTCGCAAAGAAATACGTAGGTAGTTTACGTAAGACTCAAtccttatatattataaatattatatatccCCACTTAACAAAGCCCAAGTACCCAAGACCCCGGTACAAGAGATCAATTGAGCATTCAAatcaaatatatgattatttatgtgctAAGTGTTTGTACTGCCATCTCTGTGTGATATCTTGATTATCTTCTATTACCTAACGAActatgtcacgacctaatttgGCTAAGCTGcacgggcacttacctttctcacctcggtaagcgaactcTCAATCCAACAGAAAATAAAgacacaatcaaataaatcaatcaagcggaagagaataatcACGTTCGTCTCACAataatacataataaaaatagTATGGAATAAtgaaatacccccagggtctggtctaagccatacaagagcatctaagtaaaaattatacaagtctggaatataataatacatcaatctgtTTATGTCTCAGAGTAGATAAGTAAGACATAAtgataagaggagtcttcaaagCAGCAAATGTCTCGTGCTCATCCTGTAGACTCGAAAACGCCCCGATAGTGACTATCGCCCATGGGAGACGATAAGACCAATTTAGTActtcgcattcataaaagaacgcAAAGAAGTGCAAATCAAGACAAAATCACGCATcgggtaggcatcataggccgacaagcatagctaacataatccagataataaagcaagataggaaGATAAATCAATAGGTATAAGTTAGATATAATcgaaaccaagtacacgtcattgcctaagtagagcatctaaatccaaatgtgccaagtctcaatatgacCAATCCGAAGCCAACTTCATAATTAAAGCACCCAaccatctcaatataagccatgatgcaatgcaatgcaataatgtatgaatgcaaatgcaatgccatgtaatactgtgtacacatgtactccggatggaaTACCTCCACGTTTCGGTAGCataacccaaggtgactcgtgaagtctaagtgccactagtcccggatctttgtccaacagacagacgagaccctgGATTATTGCCCACGGAGGGTTTTCACCGGCActaccctgggggacccgcggagtccatgcactcactcaatccacgatttttggactaacatcggatatcaaactctcacatcactctcatttaaaaaccgagcccagctcatTACATTGTTTCATCAAGTGCCAACAATGtgtcaacaatatatcatgagaatgtgtgcaatggatgtgctaacatcaagaattagatcaatatcacaagtaccaacatgggtaagCCAATAAAATATTAATGTCACAattaccaacatgggtacgccaacaatatatcggtgtcacaagtaccaacattgtaggccaacaatatcatgaaagactgcataagtcatatagaactctatcctcatATCAACATCCACTCGTaaaatactacaatatcacaattaagatggaacaacagttcctaatatctactaacaacacgtggcatcaagccaacacaatcaAACAATCAAGTCGCAACacagggtggctagccctaatcacacaacagggcttaacctaaggcaatatccaaccaaCTTCATGCCCAAAGGTTTACATTCTTTCtctgataatataatctaaatatatgctttgctatacgaagtctcgtcaagggtaagccataacctacctggacggCCGAAAAACAACCACCAATAATCACTCCTTCACTttccccttccgctgagcctcaagatcaaataagtctaggcatattcaaaatctagattagaaaatagaaatcatgaagaatgatactaatattgctatcactCAACTTAGGTCAAAACAAATCCTAGAATTTAGGAAAACGGGCCCCATAAGGGAAAAATGGGAAGCTTGGAggtaaattattaaattaaatacTAGTTGATCAAAACCTATCAAGTAATTGTTGAATTAACTCAAAGTTTCAcccaatttcaaaattcaagtaaaacccccaatttcgAGTATAAACCCTGACTCTTGGATTCGaggattcaacactaataatggaagatatatgattgataaccttagatacatcataatctataGCATAAACTCACTCAATTTCATcataataagcctagatagaaaatCCCTCAAAACCCACTTTAAATCTTCCATTACCAAGGGACTaacaaggaaagaggaattCTATGATGATCGGGAACAAGAAATTAGTAAAGAGGTTAgcaagacttaccaccaagagttttctccaagattcttctaaaacagtccccaagagctcaatttttCATAATAGGAATAAATGCTAGACTAAGGGatttttaatacacacttaatgaaataacaggcctgATACAACCACAGCGACATCGGGGTCGCCACGGCTGCATCGGGGCCACCACGGCGTCACTGCCCCCGTGCCTTCCCAGTCTGTCAAGCGATCTGGGCAATTCACACTtggccgccccagcggccaTCCCATCGCAACAGTGGTGCCACTAGGACAACACTAGTGTCGCTCTGGTAGACATGTAACGACCGGTTTGGTCATTATAgactttttgatatttttgcacttttttctagcttggttagctcacttttgacccgagggaacAGTTGgtacgcttcccgag from the Lycium ferocissimum isolate CSIRO_LF1 chromosome 11, AGI_CSIRO_Lferr_CH_V1, whole genome shotgun sequence genome contains:
- the LOC132036894 gene encoding protein CHLORORESPIRATORY REDUCTION 41, chloroplastic, with protein sequence MASNILQLHHVHLLPPNPNYSVIPLINHIHINKFTIKCTSNSIPESSQPEFLTPSPNSETTNSPEKFPIEKRRKSEIIRDRKSRTGLIKQEPPNFEIGWKRTKPIPLEKPIGYQIMDFLEKLEELMARDFGSTVLLAKVGEIVAERVKEEAEVLREEGKVEDRMVTELYRVLKLMEMDLAMVNAAKKEETLNERLEQAKARCRQAILVANSF